Proteins from a genomic interval of Schistocerca piceifrons isolate TAMUIC-IGC-003096 chromosome 3, iqSchPice1.1, whole genome shotgun sequence:
- the LOC124788114 gene encoding cuticle protein 18.7-like has product MKVLVVLSAILAVALAKPGYLGAARAIAAAPAIAAAPALAYGPAPALAYSAAPTVVAAPIHGGYAAYGPANIVVGADGIPLDTPEVAASKAAHLNAVAETRARDAIVNSAAIIASAPAIAAAAPAVIDARTVAAHAIAAPALRYAAAAPAVAYSAVHPGYAAYGPANIVIGPNGVPLDTPEVAAGKVADAVAHLEAKARNGLIL; this is encoded by the exons atgaaGGTCCTG GTCGTCCTGAGCGCCATCCTGGCCGTGGCCCTCGCTAAGCCTGGCTACCTGGGAGCCGCTCGCGCCATCGCCGCCGCCCCCGCTATCGCCGCCGCCCCCGCACTGGCCTATGGTCCTGCTCCTGCACTGGCCTACAGCGCTGCCCCCACCGTCGTCGCCGCCCCCATCCACGGCGGATACGCCGCCTACGGCCCTGCCAACATCGTCGTCGGAGCCGACGGCATCCCTCTGGACACCCCAGAGGTGGCCGCCTCCAAGGCAGCCCACCTGAACGCCGTGGCTGAGACGCGCGCTCGTGACGCCATCGTCAACAGCGCCGCCATCATTGCCTCCGCCcccgccatcgccgccgccgcccccgctgtcATCGACGCCAGGACCGTCGCTGCCCACGCCATCGCCGCCCCGGCCCTGCGCTATGCTGCTGCCGCCCCCGCCGTGGCCTACTCCGCCGTCCACCCTGGGTACGCCGCGTACGGACCTGCCAACATTGTGATCGGCCCTAACGGCGTGCCTCTGGACACCCCTGAGGTGGCTGCTGGCAAGGTGGCCGACGCCGTCGCCCACCTGGAGGCTAAGGCCCGAAACGGCCTGATCCTTTGA